One part of the Moorena sp. SIOASIH genome encodes these proteins:
- a CDS encoding zinc ribbon domain-containing protein: protein MTNCPKCHQPINSKVITCPHCGAILKAYGHPGITLHQTTGDTPLCETCTYHADDTCTFPQRPYAKQCTLYDDSSESTLEPEQIYNPQRGLLESVRLWCQRNPALLGLLVLIAASFLLALMATS from the coding sequence ATGACCAATTGTCCCAAATGCCATCAACCTATCAATAGCAAGGTGATTACCTGTCCCCATTGTGGAGCAATCCTTAAAGCCTATGGTCATCCGGGGATTACCTTACACCAAACCACAGGAGATACCCCCTTGTGTGAAACCTGTACCTATCATGCTGATGATACCTGTACCTTTCCCCAACGTCCCTATGCTAAGCAGTGTACCCTTTACGACGATAGTTCTGAAAGTACCTTAGAGCCTGAGCAGATTTATAATCCCCAGCGTGGCTTACTCGAATCCGTCAGGCTTTGGTGTCAAAGAAACCCAGCCTTACTAGGTCTATTGGTATTAATCGCTGCTAGCTTTTTGCTAGCCCTGATGGCCACTAGTTAA
- a CDS encoding class I SAM-dependent methyltransferase, translating into MEEHEIVTIAEYQATAESFREGTWNHDVSQNRNALVDAMPRNPGKILDLGCGPGRDLVAFKDQGHQVIGLDATSAFVRMAQQVSGCEVWQQSFLNLKLPPKSFDGIFANASLIHIPRASMVRVLKDIKRSLVSNGAIVI; encoded by the coding sequence GTGGAAGAACACGAAATAGTAACAATTGCTGAGTATCAAGCAACAGCAGAATCTTTCCGGGAAGGCACCTGGAATCACGATGTCTCTCAAAATCGCAACGCCTTGGTGGATGCTATGCCCCGTAATCCAGGCAAGATTCTGGATTTAGGTTGTGGTCCTGGTAGAGACTTGGTGGCTTTTAAAGACCAGGGCCATCAAGTAATTGGTCTCGATGCTACATCAGCATTTGTTAGGATGGCGCAACAAGTTTCAGGATGCGAGGTTTGGCAGCAATCGTTTCTGAACCTCAAGCTGCCACCAAAGAGCTTTGATGGGATCTTTGCCAATGCATCCCTGATTCATATTCCCCGTGCTTCCATGGTGAGGGTACTTAAGGACATAAAGCGATCGCTTGTTAGCAATGGTGCCATAGTTATTTGA
- a CDS encoding serine hydrolase domain-containing protein, protein MRYVLRILLAIVIMSALIQQPSYAENSDLYKYLSVPGARATLPVEAAKEPFSKKFVDHARERFNNFHLQMGGDHALYYLMNLPEFMPTAMSMPAVEFKPLERAPNKDVADIVIETDSEGPLKLSKYSKKETFRHQGIMMIHKGKVVFEAFPGMNETDMHVWMSSAKTTVGLISAMLAEEDEIDVSQPITKYVPELAGTAWDNLSVLNLLNHTSGLDSEETGESILDPNSIIVSYFSAIFGTPSSGGCPIEDTVSVMRAFSPLYGEEPGEVFRYSSPNTDVLTMMIEHVEKKPWAAVFEERVWGKLGARMPAMFSMRPEGVALPLGLMSTTLEDMARYGVLFTPSWQAVAQEDVVSDDVLQRIQEGGDPEAFAGSAKDESGFKSFGGERAESNSYQWDWIFEDRAMAKSGNLNQIIYVDPKRDFVGVALSTAPYVEPYGETKAPAYMRKAAKLLAGE, encoded by the coding sequence ATGAGGTATGTATTGAGAATATTGCTCGCTATTGTGATTATGAGTGCTCTGATACAGCAGCCGTCATATGCAGAGAATAGTGACTTATACAAGTATTTATCTGTTCCAGGCGCCCGTGCCACGCTTCCTGTAGAAGCAGCCAAAGAGCCGTTTTCCAAGAAATTCGTGGATCATGCCCGTGAGAGGTTTAATAACTTCCACCTTCAGATGGGAGGAGACCACGCACTTTATTACCTGATGAACCTCCCTGAGTTCATGCCGACTGCAATGTCTATGCCAGCTGTGGAGTTCAAGCCCTTGGAGCGGGCTCCTAACAAAGATGTAGCTGACATAGTGATAGAGACGGACAGTGAGGGACCGCTCAAACTCTCAAAATACTCAAAAAAAGAGACCTTTCGCCACCAAGGCATAATGATGATTCACAAAGGCAAGGTCGTTTTTGAAGCCTTCCCAGGAATGAACGAAACCGATATGCATGTCTGGATGTCGTCGGCCAAGACGACTGTTGGACTGATATCAGCAATGTTGGCTGAGGAAGACGAGATCGACGTCTCTCAACCAATCACCAAGTATGTCCCTGAACTGGCTGGCACTGCGTGGGATAATTTGAGTGTCCTTAACTTGCTGAACCATACTTCAGGGCTTGATTCGGAGGAGACAGGCGAATCGATCCTTGACCCAAACTCAATCATAGTCAGTTACTTCAGTGCCATCTTTGGGACACCTAGCTCTGGCGGTTGCCCAATAGAAGACACGGTTTCCGTAATGCGAGCCTTTTCGCCGTTATACGGAGAGGAGCCGGGAGAAGTTTTTCGCTACTCCTCTCCAAACACTGATGTATTGACGATGATGATTGAGCATGTAGAGAAGAAGCCGTGGGCTGCGGTATTTGAAGAGCGCGTATGGGGCAAACTCGGTGCACGGATGCCAGCTATGTTCAGCATGAGACCAGAAGGTGTTGCTTTGCCTCTAGGTTTGATGTCCACGACGCTGGAAGACATGGCTCGTTATGGTGTGTTGTTTACGCCGAGTTGGCAGGCAGTGGCGCAAGAGGATGTGGTGAGTGACGACGTTCTGCAACGTATCCAGGAAGGAGGAGACCCAGAAGCTTTTGCGGGGAGTGCGAAGGATGAATCAGGCTTCAAGAGTTTTGGGGGCGAACGTGCCGAGTCCAACAGCTACCAGTGGGATTGGATTTTTGAGGACAGAGCTATGGCCAAAAGTGGCAATCTTAATCAAATAATATATGTGGATCCAAAACGAGATTTTGTTGGGGTTGCCCTATCGACTGCGCCCTATGTAGAACCTTATGGTGAGACAAAAGCACCTGCCTATATGCGGAAAGCCGCCAAGCTTCTTGCCGGAGAGTGA
- a CDS encoding condensation domain-containing protein, with product MSEAQKCLWFLHQIAPNNTAYNEYNAVKINSPLDIEAWKATWQRIVERHSILRTTYGTDNEGEPVQIVHPTMNVPMQVIDAKGWSEEAMQRGLGGSPHERLHQDTVKARNFSLCRCSL from the coding sequence ATGTCAGAGGCGCAAAAATGCTTATGGTTTCTCCACCAAATCGCCCCTAACAATACCGCTTACAATGAGTATAATGCGGTCAAAATAAATTCACCTTTAGATATAGAAGCCTGGAAAGCAACATGGCAAAGAATCGTAGAACGCCATAGCATTTTACGAACCACTTATGGAACGGATAATGAAGGCGAACCTGTGCAAATTGTTCATCCTACGATGAATGTCCCCATGCAGGTGATTGATGCTAAGGGTTGGAGTGAAGAAGCGATGCAGCGCGGTCTTGGGGGTTCCCCCCATGAGCGACTGCATCAAGACACGGTTAAAGCAAGAAATTTTAGCCTGTGCAGATGTTCTCTATGA
- a CDS encoding condensation domain-containing protein produces the protein MSDCIKTRLKQEILACADVLYDLEKHPIIRLYLFQRSATEWVQLFTIHQIANDSFTKDLFLKEFQQLYGGIPVKEPLAYTDFVNWESEMLKSPWGETLWQYWEKQLAGELPILDLPTDLPRPSLVTYRRDSHEFKLNIDQEAISYVREKLEKLDSSAQGKEILETATKYIDEQGTSFSRVRDFLEVMLIPSLDFDFYTYQYDDQIAVDDNAMDTSDEESTSSLEQKITEKPVTTEAQQWVTNIQKKSLEFYIKLTQFRDQGYYVEENGGENRDFFAVVEDFLALPDKPRQTSASTSAGTST, from the coding sequence ATGAGCGACTGCATCAAGACACGGTTAAAGCAAGAAATTTTAGCCTGTGCAGATGTTCTCTATGATTTAGAAAAACACCCCATTATCCGATTATATTTGTTTCAGCGTTCCGCAACGGAATGGGTTCAATTGTTTACCATTCACCAGATTGCTAATGATAGTTTTACCAAAGATTTATTTTTAAAAGAATTCCAACAATTATATGGGGGTATTCCAGTTAAAGAACCTTTAGCTTATACCGATTTTGTCAATTGGGAATCAGAAATGCTGAAGTCACCTTGGGGAGAAACGCTTTGGCAATATTGGGAAAAACAATTAGCGGGTGAGTTGCCAATTTTAGATTTACCAACCGATCTACCGCGCCCCAGTCTAGTTACTTATCGGCGTGATTCTCATGAATTCAAGCTCAATATTGATCAAGAAGCGATATCCTACGTGAGGGAAAAACTTGAAAAATTAGATTCGAGTGCTCAGGGAAAAGAAATATTGGAAACAGCCACAAAATACATTGATGAGCAGGGCACTTCATTTTCCCGCGTCCGTGATTTTTTAGAAGTAATGCTTATTCCCTCCCTTGATTTTGATTTCTATACTTATCAGTATGACGATCAAATTGCAGTAGATGATAATGCTATGGATACATCAGATGAAGAATCAACAAGTTCCCTTGAACAAAAAATTACTGAAAAACCAGTAACCACTGAAGCGCAACAGTGGGTAACAAACATTCAGAAAAAGTCACTGGAATTTTATATTAAGTTAACCCAATTTCGAGACCAAGGTTACTATGTAGAGGAGAACGGTGGTGAGAATAGAGATTTCTTTGCAGTAGTTGAAGACTTCCTCGCTCTACCAGACAAGCCACGTCAAACTTCGGCAAGTACATCTGCAGGCACATCGACTTAG
- a CDS encoding transposase: MNRWLDMLLAQYNYLLRDRNDSYEQVKSPKMGNYCDLRTRGEACPLTCSVNKSTSVGYPWKKSQKNPRRSVYELQSSTLPTLKKERPWYKKIHSTVLQQMLRQLDTAFSKFFKGEAGYPKPKRRSRYRSFKYSPGQVKLDGNRIYLPGIGWMRFYNSSPIPTGFTMKSVTVRRKSRGWFVSIQIEDKSVPLPPVKTTDEINPNCVKGCDLGIKKLVSTSDGETIANPSNTKKYKRQKRRLKLRQRAASRKQKGSNNRKESFSKVASLHEQLANKRSAYHWEVAKKLTDGTDALVFEDLNIKGMKSRCKPKPNQDGGYDSAKPTLRERNGQSAKRALNRLISEAAWGELVKKVEVVAGKSGITIIKVNPKHTSVECPKCHHISADNRHGEKFLCTECGYHDDADVNGGVNIRNRGLKQLGIDPIQLPSVRGKVTPMEITAT, translated from the coding sequence ATGAATCGGTGGCTGGATATGCTCTTAGCGCAGTACAACTATCTGTTAAGGGATAGGAATGATTCCTATGAGCAGGTTAAGTCACCTAAAATGGGGAATTACTGCGACTTGAGGACTCGTGGAGAGGCGTGTCCGTTGACTTGCTCGGTCAATAAGTCAACCTCTGTTGGTTATCCTTGGAAGAAAAGCCAGAAAAATCCTAGACGTAGTGTTTATGAGCTTCAAAGTTCTACTCTTCCGACTTTAAAAAAAGAACGCCCTTGGTACAAAAAAATACACTCAACTGTCCTGCAACAAATGCTAAGACAGTTGGATACCGCCTTCTCAAAATTCTTTAAAGGTGAAGCAGGGTATCCCAAACCCAAAAGACGTTCTCGTTACCGGAGCTTCAAGTACTCACCAGGTCAAGTAAAACTTGACGGCAATCGAATTTACTTGCCCGGAATAGGATGGATGAGATTTTATAATTCTAGTCCTATCCCAACAGGTTTCACGATGAAATCTGTGACCGTGCGTCGAAAGTCACGGGGTTGGTTTGTCAGTATTCAGATCGAGGACAAATCAGTTCCGTTACCTCCGGTGAAAACTACTGATGAAATCAACCCAAATTGTGTCAAAGGATGCGATTTAGGTATCAAGAAACTTGTCAGTACTTCTGATGGCGAAACTATTGCAAACCCATCTAACACTAAAAAGTACAAGCGTCAAAAAAGGCGCTTGAAACTAAGACAAAGAGCTGCGAGTCGGAAGCAGAAAGGCTCAAATAACCGCAAAGAATCTTTTAGTAAGGTTGCGTCGTTACACGAACAGTTAGCCAACAAGCGTTCTGCGTACCATTGGGAAGTGGCTAAAAAATTGACTGATGGTACAGATGCCCTGGTTTTTGAAGATCTCAACATTAAGGGTATGAAGTCTCGTTGCAAACCCAAGCCCAATCAGGATGGTGGGTATGATTCGGCAAAGCCGACGCTTCGCGAACGCAACGGACAATCTGCCAAAAGAGCACTCAATCGTTTAATATCTGAAGCCGCCTGGGGAGAACTAGTAAAGAAGGTAGAAGTCGTGGCTGGGAAGTCAGGCATAACGATCATCAAAGTCAACCCTAAGCATACATCTGTTGAATGCCCGAAATGCCATCACATCAGTGCAGACAATAGACATGGGGAAAAGTTCCTCTGTACTGAATGCGGATATCACGATGATGCTGATGTGAACGGTGGTGTAAACATTAGGAACAGGGGTTTAAAACAACTGGGTATTGACCCCATCCAGCTACCCTCGGTGCGAGGGAAAGTTACGCCCATGGAAATAACAGCCACTTAG
- a CDS encoding Uma2 family endonuclease codes for MTLGIEQPIQQKLLNFEEFLARYGSDNRYELIDGEVFDLEPTGQHEEVAALITTKICVQIDRIGLPWFVLQRGLFRPADVGMTAFRPDVAVVDRTELAREPLWSEQSVLTRGDSIKFIAEVVSSNWQNDYARKVEDYATLGIREYWIADYAGLGGIRHIGKPKQPTLSICTLVDGEYEIQLLRGNQTITSTTFPDLNLTAEQVLRAGKSDFSREVLKSSQEEVMSNE; via the coding sequence ATGACCCTTGGAATCGAACAACCAATACAACAGAAACTCCTGAACTTTGAGGAGTTTCTTGCTCGTTATGGTAGTGATAACCGCTATGAACTGATTGATGGAGAGGTTTTCGATTTGGAACCAACAGGTCAACATGAAGAAGTTGCTGCCTTGATCACCACCAAAATTTGTGTTCAGATCGATAGAATAGGTTTACCTTGGTTTGTTCTTCAACGAGGACTATTTCGCCCTGCTGACGTTGGCATGACTGCATTTCGACCTGATGTTGCAGTTGTTGATCGAACAGAACTGGCTAGAGAGCCACTTTGGTCTGAGCAATCAGTTCTGACCCGTGGCGATTCGATTAAATTTATAGCGGAAGTTGTTAGTAGCAATTGGCAAAACGATTATGCCCGTAAAGTTGAAGACTACGCAACTTTAGGCATTCGAGAATATTGGATTGCAGACTACGCAGGACTAGGTGGTATCCGGCATATTGGGAAGCCCAAACAACCAACCCTTTCTATCTGTACTCTAGTAGATGGAGAGTATGAAATTCAATTACTCCGAGGTAATCAGACTATCACCTCTACAACTTTCCCCGATCTGAACTTGACGGCTGAGCAAGTGTTGAGAGCAGGTAAGTCTGACTTTTCACGGGAAGTCCTAAAATCTAGTCAAGAAGAAGTAATGAGTAATGAGTAA